One genomic segment of Terrihabitans soli includes these proteins:
- a CDS encoding DUF2293 domain-containing protein — translation MRREDLATALRYLAPHIPEFEFEAVIDHAMMSPTLSRSVPETALWLSLTAYIRHNFTDYDALLDDNYDVESARHFVLDAMNDKLAEWGVKRRISDKE, via the coding sequence ATGCGGCGCGAGGATCTCGCCACAGCGCTCCGGTACCTTGCGCCGCACATTCCCGAATTTGAGTTCGAGGCCGTTATCGATCACGCGATGATGAGCCCGACTTTGAGCCGGTCGGTACCCGAAACCGCGCTCTGGTTGTCGCTGACCGCCTATATCCGGCACAATTTTACCGATTACGACGCTCTGCTCGACGACAACTATGACGTTGAGTCCGCCCGCCATTTCGTTCTGGACGCGATGAACGACAAACTGGCCGAATGGGGCGTCAAAAGGCGGATTTCGGACAAGGAATAA